A window of Solanum stenotomum isolate F172 chromosome 3, ASM1918654v1, whole genome shotgun sequence contains these coding sequences:
- the LOC125859827 gene encoding uncharacterized protein LOC125859827 gives MQTESALSVMGPRPMELSAVLPSGPQGLGPNGKPRTSSLESPIMLLSGHQSAVYTMKFNPAGTIIASGSHDKEIFLWNVHGDCKNFMVLKGHKNAVLDVQWTTDGSTIVSASPDKTVRAWDVETGKQIKKMAEHSSFVNSCCPARRGPPLIVSGSDDGTAKLWDMRQRGAIQTFPDKFQITAVSFSDASDKICTGGIDNDVKLWDLRRCEVTMTLQGHQDTITGMQLSPDGSYLLTNAMDCTLRIWDMRPYAPQNRCVKILEGHQHNFEKNLLKCSWSPDGSKVTGGSSDRMVYVWDTTSRRILYKLPGHTGCVNECVFHPNEPIVGSCSSDKQMYLGEI, from the coding sequence ATGCAAACTGAAAGTGCTTTGTCAGTTATGGGGCCAAGGCCAATGGAGTTGTCTGCTGTGCTTCCTAGCGGTCCCCAAGGACTTGGACCAAATGGAAAACCACGGACATCAAGCTTGGAGTCACCAATTATGTTGCTATCTGGACATCAAAGTGCAGTATATACTATGAAGTTCAATCCAGCAGGAACAATCATTGCATCTGGTTCACATGACAAAGAAATCTTTCTTTGGAATGTACATGGTGATTGCAAGAATTTTATGGTCTTGAAAGGGCACAAAAATGCAGTTCTTGATGTTCAATGGACTACTGATGGATCAACAATAGTATCAGCTAGCCCCGATAAGACTGTTAGGGCATGGGATGTAGAAACAGggaaacaaataaagaaaatggCTGAACATTCCTCATTTGTTAACTCATGCTGCCCAGCTCGTAGGGGCCCTCCTCTTATTGTCAGCGGATCTGATGATGGCACTGCTAAACTTTGGGATATGCGCCAAAGAGGAGCCATACAAACATTTCCagacaaatttcaaattactGCCGTCAGTTTCTCTGATGCCTCCGATAAAATCTGCACAGGTGGTATTGACAATGATGTGAAATTGTGGGATTTACGAAGGTGTGAAGTAACTATGACTCTTCAAGGCCATCAAGATACTATAACTGGTATGCAGCTGAGTCCTGATGGGTCTTATCTTCTTACTAATGCCATGGATTGCACACTCCGCATATGGGACATGCGCCCTTATGCGCCCCAAAATCGATGTGTTAAGATCTTGGAAGGCCACCAACACAATTTTGAAAAGAACTTGCTGAAATGTAGTTGGTCGCCTGATGGAAGTAAGGTAACAGGTGGGAGTTCTGATCGCATGGTTTATGTTTGGGACACAACATCTAGGCGGATCCTGTATAAGCTCCCTGGACACACTGGATGTGTTAATGAATGTGTTTTTCATCCTAATGAACCAATTGTTGGATCTTGCAGTAGTGACAAACAGATGTATCTTGGTGAGATTTGA